A region from the Rufibacter sp. DG15C genome encodes:
- the recR gene encoding recombination mediator RecR, whose translation MNFPSKLIENAVEELAKLPGVGKKTALRLVLHLLKAETEDTKSLSEALVRMRTGIRYCKTCHNISDQDVCGICANPLRDRSLLCVVSDMRDVIAIENTSQYKGVYHVLGGVISPLEGIGPADLKIQSLVERLPSSGVKEIILALSPTMEGDTTSFYLTRKLKDFPARISSIARGVPVGGELEYTDEITLGRSILDRTAYSQV comes from the coding sequence ATGAATTTTCCCTCTAAGCTAATTGAGAACGCGGTAGAGGAGCTGGCCAAGTTGCCAGGCGTGGGTAAGAAAACTGCCCTGCGTTTGGTGTTGCACCTGCTCAAAGCCGAAACCGAAGATACGAAAAGCCTCTCTGAAGCCTTGGTGCGCATGCGTACGGGCATCAGGTACTGCAAGACCTGCCACAACATCTCTGACCAGGACGTGTGCGGCATCTGCGCCAACCCCTTGCGCGACCGCTCGCTGCTCTGCGTAGTGAGTGACATGCGTGACGTGATTGCCATTGAGAACACGTCCCAGTACAAAGGCGTGTACCACGTGCTGGGCGGCGTCATTTCTCCTTTGGAAGGCATCGGCCCGGCAGATTTGAAGATACAGTCCTTGGTGGAGCGTCTCCCGTCCTCGGGAGTGAAAGAGATTATCTTGGCCCTGAGCCCGACTATGGAAGGAGACACGACTTCTTTCTACCTGACGCGCAAGCTCAAGGACTTTCCTGCCCGCATCTCCAGCATTGCCCGTGGCGTGCCGGTAGGCGGAGAACTGGAGTACACCGATGAGATTACGCTGGGTAGAAGCATTCTGGACCGGACGGCCTACAGCCAAGTCTAG